The Candidatus Methylomirabilota bacterium region CTGCACCGCGGGCTCCTGCGCCGTGATCGCCGTCACCATCGGCTGGAGGCGCTTGAGCTCCCGCTCGTTTTTGGTGCCCACCACCTTCGAGACCCACTTCATGAACATCGTGCCATCCTCTCCTTGCTGTCGGCTCGGCCTGCCACGCGGATCCTACCATAGACGCGGGAGGGCTTCAATGCCGAAAGGGACGCTCGAAGGCAGAAGCAAGTAGAATGATCTTAGCGGGGGGACTTTCGAATCAGTAACAAAAACCCCTAGAGGACGGTTCCCCTAAGGGTCTGACCCACACGCAGTAACCAAGCAATCCGAGTGCTACTCGGCCGATTCACCGCTCCCGAGATATTTTACGGTTTCCGGGTCGATGACATACTTGGTTGGATCAACAGGCACATCATTCACCTGAATCTCATAATGAAGGTGAGGCCCGGTCACGCGGCCCGTTGCCCCCACCAAGCCGATCACGTCCCCTCTTCTCACCTGCTGACCCTGAGAGACCTTTTGTTGTTGTAAATGAGCGTAGAAGGTGGAGATCTTATTGCCGTGGCTCACTGAGACGACATTGCCGAAACCGCCGAGCGGTCCCGTATACGTGACGATCCCGTCGGCCGGGGCGATGACCGGCGTCCCGACGCTGTTCGAGATATCGACGCCTTCATGCATCTGTCGTTGCCCGGTGAAGGGGGAGCGGCGCTGCCCGAACCCGGCCGTGAGCCACCCTTTGACCGGCCAGATCGTCGGGGTGGAGGCCAGGAGGCTCCGCTTTGCTTCAAGCGCCTGGATTAGACCCTGAAAGCTCTTGTTGCGATCATTCATCTCACGGCTTAAGCGATCGAGCTCACCGCCGAGGTTATCAACCCCGATCTTTGTCGACGAGCCGCCAGGTGAGGTCTGATGAGCGAGAGCCGCCACCATTAGAGCGCGCGAACTTAAGGTGTCCGCCCCGCCCACGCCAACCATCGAACTCTCCGCATTCTTCACGTCCAGCCCGGCTGCCGTCCGTAACCGGAGGTCGAACTCTCGGAGCTGGACCATTTGATTGTCGAGACGTTCAAACTTCTGCAACAGGGTGGCCTGTTCGCTCGATACTGTTCGAAGCTGACGGAGTTCCAGTAAGTGACCGGTGTGGCTTACCGTCTGATAGATAAGAAATACAAAGGCCACGCCAATGAGGCCTGCGGTGACAGTAAGCGCGCTAAAGAGGGGTTTTGTAATGTGAAACCTTCGAATCTGAGAACTGGCATCGGGAAGGACAAGGACCGTATAAAACTTCTTCGCCATCGAGCCGGATCCTTTCCAAGTTTATTTCGGTTACGAGCTACATATAACCGATGAGCATGGAGGGAAAAAACAGCCTTTTATATCAAGAACAACGGGAAGATGTCAAGCGTTTTTCGTTCTCTACGCCGGGCTCATTGTCAAATAGCGTTATGGCGTTACCCAGATCCGGCCGTTCGGATCTTCCACGATTTCGCCGATGAGTGTGGCGGCGGGTGTCTTATGCTCCCGCAGGCGCTGAATCAGGGCCGTAGTCCTGTCCTTCGGCACCGCGATCAGGAGGCCACCGGAGGTCTGGGCATCGCACAGGATCAGTTGGGCCTCGTTGCGAATCCCAGGATTCCACACGATGGCCCCTTGCAGTGATTCATAGTTGCGTTTTGTCCCGCCGGGACAGATCCCCTCTTGGATCAGATCCCAGGCCTCAGGGAGAATAGGGACCTTCGAAAGCGATACCCGTGCACCAACCTCGCTGCCCGCCGTCATCTCGTGGAGGTGGCCCAGCAGCCCAAAACCCGTGACGTCTGTGCACGCGTGAGCGCCGACCGCCACCATAGCCTCCGATGCGTCTTTATTCAGTGCTGCCATCAGAGCTACAGCAGCATTAATTGTCGGTTCCGAGGCTTTGCCGCGCTTGATAGCCGTGGTGACGATTCCAATGCCGAGCGGCTTGGTCAACACCAGATCATCCCCGATGAAGGCGGTCGAGTTCTTGAAGATCTTCGCAGGATCGATCAGCCCGGTCACGACGAGCCCATATTTTGGCTCCGGGTCGTCGATACTGTGTCCTCCGATAATCGGGGCCCCGGCCTCGCGGGCCTTGTCGGCGCCGCCACGCAGGATGTCCCCCAGGATACTCAGCGGGAGCGACCCGACTGGAAAACCAATGATATTGAGGGCGAACAGTGGTATGGCGCCCATGGCGTAGATGTCGCTCAGGGAGTTGGCGGCGGCGATCAGGCCACAGCTATACGGGTCGTCCACCACGGGCGTGATGTAGTCCACGGTCTGGACGATCGCCCGCCCGCTATCCAGTTGGTAGACGGCGGCATCATCGGAGGTTTCTGCCCCGACTAGTATTCGAGGATCGCTATATTTCGGCAGTTGGCCCAGGACCTGGGCCAGATCAGCAGGGCTGATCTTGCACGCTCAGCCCGCCCCATGCGACAAAGACGTGAGTCGAATCTGTTGAGCACTCATCATTGAGCCCCTTAAGGCGTTACTGGAAGGTTTCCGGCTCGCAGGCCGATTGGTTCTTTTTGTCACCCGATGAACTCGCATACTGGACTCCTGCAATCCGCAGAAGATGCCGGACCGCTGCGGCGCCAAGCATTCCGATCAGGACTCCCCAGAGCGCTCCGCCCAGCACATCAAGCGGATAATGCGAGCCGACATAGATTCGGGAATATCCAACGAGAGCGGCTGCAAGGAACCAGACGAACCCTGATCGCGAGTAATTATAAGAGAGAAACGTAGCCAAGGCAAACATGTTGGCGGCGTGATTGGAGGGAAAAGAGAATGAACGGACACGCAAGCAGGCAGTCGCGTTGAGGACGCCACATGGTCTGATCCGTTGGAACAGATCCTTCAAGAGCTGGCTGGTTTCATCGGTGAGTAGAATCAGAGCGATGGCGGACACGGCTATGATGCGATCACGTTTTGGACGGAAGAGCAATACGTAACCAAGGAGGGCGGCCGCCGGGAGGGCGAAGTTCCATTTATTGCTGACGAAGGGCATCAGGAGATCGAGGAACCGGTTCCGCAGGCTTCCGTTGATCAGGTGGAATCCAGTTTCATCCCACTCGCGCAGTCTCTCCAGCCACGGTAGAACAGACATAGTGTGTTTCGCCGTTTAAGGGTCCATCTGGTGCTGCGAGTGACCGACTAGAAACACGATCCCCCCTAACCCGCTACAGAGGACCGTGACAGCGAACCAGAGTAAGGACAGGCTGAGTGCGCCCGCAGAATCCAGGCCGACCCTGGTGAAGAGGTACACGGCGCTCCCCTCCCGGAGACCTAGACCCCCGACCGAGATTGGCAGCATCGAGATGACGCTGATCAACGGGATAAATAGGAAGAAATAGCGGAGAGGGACGGACAGGTTGAGCGCCTGTGAGATCAGGTAGAAGATCGTGATGACCAGCGACTGCAGAACCAATGAGAGCCCCAGCGCGAGCAGGAGGGCCGGTCGGTGGGTCCAATACTGTTGGACCGCTTCGTATAGCCGATGGACCTGGTCGTGAAACCTCCCAAGACCCACGCCAAGCAGCAGTCTGAAGAACAGCGCCTGGAGTCGATCACTCAACAGTGAAGCGATAAGGGCAATCATTCCTGCCGCGGAGCCGGCCGTCAACCAGACGATAAGCGGGTCGCTCACGTAAGCATATGCGGGGATGATGGCGATGCAGGCGATGATGGCCAGCGCGGCAAAGCCGGAGAGCCGTTCCACAAGGATAGAGGCCACCGATGCCTCACGCCGTTCCGTCAGGCGTGAGATCTGATAGCCCCGAACCAGATCGCCGCCGATAGCGGTCGGCAGCATCAGGTTGAAGAACATCCCCTCCAAGTACAGCAGGATGAGGCGCCAGAACGGGAGATGGATCTTCTCAGCCTGAAGCAGACACCTCCAGCGTACCGTACTGAGCAACTGAGCCAGCAGATAGAGGAGAATGGATCCGAAAAAGATCGGGACGCGCAGGGAGCGGAAGAGGGTACCGAGCGCTTGCAGATCGGTCCTGGATAAGAGCAAAGCCAGCAGCGCGGCGCTCACGATGAGCTTCAGTCCAAGCCGCCAAGCCTTGGCCGCGGACCTATTGACGAAGCTCACTCAAGTCACCTCCAGTCTTCACCCCATGGATCGTTCGCTGGACCATGTAGATCGGTTTGCGCTGCGTTTCGTGATAGACCCGCGCCACCATTTCACCGAGCAGGCCCATGCCCACCAGTTGCACCCCCAGTATCAGGAGGAGGACTGCCAGCAGCAAGAGCGGTCGCCCGCCGATCGGCTGGCCCGCGAGCAGTTTAAGGCCGGCCAGATAGAGGAGCAACCCGCCGCCGCAAACTCCGACGGTCAGCCCTAACCCGCCGAAGATTTGAATCGGGGACGTGCTGAATCGGAGCAGGAATTTCACGGCGATCAGGTCCAGGAGGACCCGCACCGTTCTGAGGATGGAGTACTTCGAGCGTCCGAATCGCCTGGGACGGTGATTCGTCTTGACCTCGGCGATGGCGACTCCCATCCAACTGGCGATGGCGGGAATGAACCGATGCAACTCACCGTACAGCCGGAGATTGTCCACCACTACCCGCCGATATGCCTTCAGGGTGCATCCATAGTCGTGAAGCTTTACGCCGGTTGTCACGGAGATGAGCCAGTTCGCAAGCATCGAGGGAATCCGCCTGGAGAGGAATGGGTCCTTTCGTTCGGCCCTCCAGCCACTGACGACATCGTAGTCCTGGATCAACTCCAGTAGCCTCGGGATATCGGCCGGATCGTTCTGAAGATCCCCATCGAGGGTCACGATCACGTCGCCCTTGGCGTGGTCAAAGCCGGCGGACAAGGCGGCGGTCTGCCCGAAGTTCCGTCGAAGCACCACCACACGCCATCTCGGGTCGTCCTTGACGATCGCCTCAAGGGTGGCCAGCGTCCGATCTGTGCTGCCATCATCCACGGCGACCACCTCGTAGGGCTGTCCAAGACCGCCCAGAGCCTCGACGATCTCGCCATGGAGGGGCCAGACGTTCTCTTCCTCATTACAAAAGGGGATGACAATGGACAGCCACGGCGTCCGCATTTAGTACCCGAGCTGCTGAGCCGGAGGGAACCCCCGGAAACCGTAACAGCGAAAGATTGACCACGAGCTAAGGGTACGCGACTGGCCGACCTTCGAGAGGTGAGTCAGTCGCTCCGGTTTCACCGTGTCGAAGGAGCGAAGAACGGCATCAGGAGGATCAGGCCGATCTGTCACGAAGATGGCGTCCCAACCCCGAACCTCGTCGGTTCCTCCCCATATGTCAAACTGGTTCATTCGCCGCCCGAGCTGGATGTTATATGTGTTCGGGTGGGCCGGCACATAGAACATCACCTCGCTGGCAACCTGATACCGGTCGCTGAAGACGAACGTCGGTCTGCTTCGGCTCATCTCCTGATAGACTGCGCTGACCTGCGTTCCCAGTTCTGCCCATCCTCTAAGGCGCCGTGTCAGATCGAGCTTGTGAGGGAGCGGAAGGCCAACCGAGGCAAGGGCGTGCGGAAAGTGACCAATGGTGCTGACAAGGAACCCGCTTACCAACGCGCAGGCGAAAAGCGTACGACCGCGCGTCCATCGCCAGGTAGAGACACCATGGGCAGATGAGCCTGATCGCCACTTGGCGACAGCGATGACCGCAGCAACAAAAGCTGGCGCGGCCCAGTTCGCCTGTACCTTTGTCCACAGGCTGGTGATGACGCAGACGATCAGCAGGGGTACCGAGGCGCAAAAGAGAAAAAGTGACGTGTCATCACTGCGTCGGTTAAGCCCGGTTCGTCCGACCTCCCACAGCCCGATCATGAGCACAACGAACAGTACGGGGGTGACCACACCCACCTGGGATGCTACAAACTCCCCCAGAGTCTTTGCCGGTATAACTCTCTCCTTTCCTGCTCCAAGCTGCTCCAGGAGGTGGCGAAACGAGACCAGGTCGTGCGTTGCGTTCCAATATATGACAGGGGTAAAGAGGAGGAGTCCCACACCGAGAGCGAGGTAGGGACCTGACCGCCGCATCCAGAACCGATGGTCCCGGGACAATGCAAGATACAGGAAGGTCTGTGGTACGATGGCTGCCATCGTGTATTTACTGAGCAGACCAAGGCCGAGGCCGATTCCCGCAAGGAGCCACCAGCCGTTCCCGTCCGCCGAGAGCGCGCGGTGGATCAACAATAGCGTGAGCGACCAGAAGAATACCAGCGGCGCATCGATCGTCATCAAGATTGAACCCGCCTCGGCGAGCGGCATGGCGGCGAGGAGCAGCACCGCTTCCAAGCCGGCCCATGTGGAGCGACAGAGCCGAACCGCCAACAGAAACGTGAGGAGGACGGTTCCAGTTGACAGCAGGACTGCAGGAAGCCGAATGAAGAATTCGCTGTCACCCCCCAATTGGGTAGACAGGGCGATGAGGTAGGCCACCATCGGCCCTTTACTATAGTAACTCCAGTTCAGTTGCTTCGACCAGGTCCAATAGTGCGCCTCATCGGGCGCCAGATTGAACCGGCCTGAGTTGATGAACCAAAGGTGAAAGGCGGTCACGAAAATAAGGAAGAATAGGAACAACAGCGACGCCTGCCGGCAACTCGCTGAGTACGCCCAATCCATGAACGATCCCCTGGGGTATGGGGTCTGTGGCAAGGGGAGTTCAGGAGCGGCGCTTCTGGAGCGCGCGATCTTTTTCCTCCACTTCTGAGGCCAGAGCCTCTTTGAATGATTCCAGCTTGTGTCGGAGGGCCTCATCCGACAGCGCCAAAATCCGCGCAGCGAGGACACCGGCGTTCTTTGCCCCTGCCTCGCCGATGGCCATAGTTGCAACCGGAACACCCCCGGGCATCTGGACGACGGAAAGAAGCGCGTCCAGACCCTTGAGCGAACTCGAGGCCAGTGGCACCCCGATAACCGGCAGAGTGGTCTGGCCTGCAATGACGCCGGCGAGGTGAGCCGCTGCCCCGGCCCCGGCGATGATGACCCTGATTCCTCTCGTCTCGGCTTGCCGGACATAGTCCAGGGTCGCGTGGAGGGAACGATGGGCGGAGCTGATTTTGAGCTCGAACGGAATTCCAAACCGCTCCAGCGCCTTGGCGGTGAGTTCCATCACTGCCAGATCGGAGTCGCTGCCCATGACGATCCCAACTATCGGTTGCGTTGCCATATTGTTATGAGACTCTGGCGAGGGCGCGGCCGCCGATGTCGGTCCGGTAGTGCGCGCCCTCCCAATGGATCTTCTTCACCGCCCGGTACGTGGTGGCGATCGCCCCTTGGAGGTCTTGCCCGAGGCCGGTGACACCAAGAACCCGTCCGCCGCCGGTGAGGACTTGGTCGTTTGTACGGCTGGTTCCGGCGTGGAAGATCATGACGCCAGGCTCGGCAGCCGCTTCTTCGAGCCCGGCGATCAGGGCACCCTGTTCGTACGGGCCGGGATAGCCTTTTGAGGCCATGACCACGCAGACGCTGGCGTCCGGCTTCCAGTCGATCGTCTGGTCCCGCAGTCGGCCGTCCACGACGGCCTCCAGCAGCGGAACCAGGTCGGACTTCATTCGTAGAAGCAGCGGCTGCGCTTCGGGATCGCCGAGTCTCGCGTTGAACTCGAGCACCTTGATCTCGCCCGCGCTGATCATCAGGCCGGCATAGAGGACGCCTTTGTACGGTCGTCCTTCGGTTGCCATCCCTGTGACGGCCGGGATCATGACCCGTTCCATAATCTGCTGTTGGATCGAGTCGGTGATGACCGGCGCGGGAGAGTAGGCGCCCATGCCGCCGGTATTGGGACCCTGGTCGTCATTGAACACGCGTTTATGATCCTGGGATGATGCCAGCGGCAAGACGGTCTCTCCGTCAGTCAAGGTGTGGAAGGAGACCTCCTCTCCCTCCAGGTACTCCTCGATTACGACCCGCTCGCCGGCGTTGCCAAAGAGACGCTCTTCCATGATCTTGTTCACCGCATCCAGCGCCTCGGACAGATCGGAACAGACGATGACCCCCTTGCCCGCCGCCAGGCCATCGGCCTTCACGACCAGGGGGGTGCCGATCTCTCGGATGTATCGCTTGGCCTCCTCTGCCCGGTCAAATGACTGAAAGAAGCCGGTGGGGATATGGTATTTTTTCATGAAGCTCTTGGCGAAGACCTTGCTTCCCTCAACGATGGCGGCATCCTTCCGGGGTCCGAAGATACGGAGTCCGCGGCGCTCGAATTCATCTACGATGCCGAGGGTAAGGGGCAGCTCAGGCCCTACGACGGTGAGGTCGATCCGTTTTCGCTCAGCGAAATCAGCCAGGAGGCGGATGTCGGAGGCGCTGATCTGAACACATTCCGCCACATCGCTCATCCCGGCGTTTCCCGGCGCGGCCCAGACCTTCGTCACCTTCGGACTCTGGGCGATCTTCCATGCGAGGGCGTGTTCTCGACCGCCCGCGCCGATCACAAGAACCTGCATTGAAGTTCCTCTCCGTCTCTCCCTGGTCCCGGTCTCAATGGCGGAAGTGTCGAATACCGGTGAAGACCATCGCGATGCCGGCCTCATCCGCTGCTTGGATTACCTCAGCATCGCGGATCGAGCCGCCAGGCTGGATGATCGCGGTCACGCCCGCCTCAGCCGCCACGTCCACCCCGTCCCGAAACGGAAAGAAGGCGTCGGATGCGAGGACCGTTCCCTTGGTGGATGAGACGGCCTTCATGACAGCCAGCCGGCAGGCATCGACCCGGCTCATCTGTCCGGCGCCGATCCCCACCGTAGCGCAGGTGTTTGTCAGGACGATTGCGTTGGACTTTACATGCTTAGCCACCTTCCAGGCGAACCGAAGGGCTTGCATTTCGGCATCAGTGGGCTTGCGGCGAGTTGCCACACGGAGGGGGCCGGGGTCCAGGTCGATCTGATCACGCTCCTGCGCGAGCATCCCTCCAACGATCGGCCGCAGTTCACGGGCCGTGTGATCAGGGCGCGTCGTTGGCGGCCAAGACTCGATCAGTAAAAGCCGAAGCGCCTTCTTTTCTCGAAGGATGGCAAGCGCCGTCGCATGGTATCCCGGCGCAACAACCGCCTCCACAAAGGTGGCAGCGAGCTCCCGCGCGGTCTCAGCATCCACCGGGCGGTTGAGGCCGAGGACCCCGCCGTAGGCTGAGGTTGGATCTGCGGCCTGGGCGCGCTGATACGCCTCACTCAGCCGGGAACCGATGCCGACCCCACAGGGATTCGTGTGCTTGACAACGACCGCGACAGGCTCATCAAACTCTTTAGCCAGGGCGAAGGCTGCGTCAAGGTCCACGAGGTTGTTGAACGAGAGTTCCTTCCCCTGAAGCTGTGTGGCCGTCGCCACAGAAGGTTCACTCGCGAGGGCGTCGCCGTACAGGGCAGCCTGCTGGTGCGGGTTCTCGCCGTAACGAAGTTGCTTCAGCCTGACCAGGCGAAGATCGAGGAGATCCGGGAACGCGAATGGACCCGCCTCACCACATTGCCCCTTCAGATACGCGGCGATCAGTGTATCGTAACGCGCCACGTGCTCGAAGGCCTTCGTCGCTAAATGCAACCGGCGGGTCCGCGATAGGCGGCCCTGTCCTTGCTGGAGTTCTGCACTGACCGCAGTGTAATCGGTCGGATCAACGACAATCGCAACATCCTCAAAATTCTTTGCAGCAGCCCGAATGAGGCTTGGGCCGCCGATATCGATCTGCTCGATGGCCTCCTCCAGCGTAGCGCCGACCTTGGAGATGGTGGCCTCGAAAGGGTACAGGTTGATGATCACAAGGTCGATAGGTGAAATGCCGAGTTCTTGCAGTTGCCGCTGGTGCTCGGGGTCGCGCCGTCGCGCCAAGATGCCGGCATGAATCCTCGGATGGAGTGTTTTGACTCGCCCGTCCAACATTTCGGGGAAGCCCGTGATGTCGGCCACATCTACCACCGGGATATTGGCTTCACGCAGGGTGCGCGCCGTTCCCCCGGTAGAGATGATCTCGATGGACAGATTCTGTAGGGTTGATGCCAGTTCAATCAGCCCGGCCTTATCGGAGACGCTGATTAAGGCCCGCCGGACCCGCACCAACCCCTGATCGTTCGTTCGTCCGTCCGACATTGTCATGGATTCATTGCTCCCCAGGCTTGCTTTCCATGTTGCTGTAGGATATCAGTCCCATGGCAGAATACCCGGCGATCGCGAACCTCCAGCCACCCTTCGGCGAAGAGTTGAATCGCCCGCGAGTAGATCTGGTGTTCGTATGTGAGGATACGAGCCGAGAGCGACTCTTCGGTATCCTCGTCCAGTACGGGGACCGCCGCCTGCATAATGATGGGGCCGGTATCGATTCCCTCGTCCACAAAGTGAACAGTGCAGCCGGAGACTTTTGCGCCGTACCAAAGCGCCTGGCGCTGGGCGTGCAGCCCGTGGAAGGCTGGAAGGAGCGCCGGGTGAATATTCATGATCCTGTTGCGATACTCCCGAATGAAATGAGGGCTCAGTAGACGCATGAACCCGGCCAGGCAGACCAGCCCTACATCGTGTTTGCGCAGCAGATCGATAACCGCCCCATCGAACTCTTCACGCGTGTGGTGCAGAGATGGATCGACAAAAGCTGTCTCGATTCCATATTGGCGAGCCCGTTCGAGGGCGTGAGCCGCTGCCACGTCACTGATAACGATGGCGACGAGCGCATCGATCTTCCCGGCTTTACTGGCGTCGATGATCGCCTGTAGATTACTTCCTCGACCGGAGGCCAGCACGCCAAGTCTGAGCCGTTTCTGCATGCCCTCTCGAACCCTTATTTACCGGTATGCTGCACACGTATCGTGTTTGGTCGCCGGTGTGCTTGGCTCAGTATTATTTTCACAGGGTAGTTTTGCCGCGGAACGACACATCAGTGGACTTCGCACACGTTACGGTGCGCTCAGAGCGATGTCCGACTCTCCACCACATGGACATCAATAGAGAATGCAACGATAGCAGAAAGGGAGGTAATGGGCAAGAGCATTATAGCGTTCAAAAATAGCGGATTGACGTGCTTACAGACGCCGTCGCCAGGTTGGAGAGGGCTATTCCTTTGCCCCGGCTTCCTTGAGGATCTGCACGACCTCGTTCTCGCTCCTGTTATACGCGATCATCATGGCCGTGACGCCGTTGTTGGTTTTGGCATTCACATCCGCGCCCTGCGCGAGCAGTACCCGGACGACCTCGCAATGGCCTTCCTGAGACGCCCATATCAAGGCTGTTGCGCCATTATCCTGTCTGGCGTTTACATCCACGCCCTGCGCGAGCAGTACCCGGACGACATCGAGATGGCCTGCCAGAGACGCTCTCATCAAGGCCGTCCAGCCCTCGTTCGATTTGACGTGTACCCAGGCGCCCTGCGCAATCAGCGCCTCTACGACCCCGACATGGCCTCTCAGAGACGCTCTCATCAAGGCCGTCCAGCCATACTCATCTCTGGCGTTCACATTCGCGCCCTTGGCGATCAGCGCGTGCACAGCTTCCGGGCGGCCTTCCTCGCATGCTCTCATCAAGGCCGTTTTGCCGTGCTTGTCTGCGGCGTTCACATCATCGCTCATGATCGCCCCTCCTTCGCGCCCTGCGCAATCAGCGCCTGTACGACTTCGCCATAGCCTTCCTGAGACGCTCTCATAACCCTGGTCTTCCATCCCTCCCCAGAAGGCGTCAGTCGCATTGAAGAGAGCAGGCATGACGTTTCTCGGTATTGACAAGTCAACAGCAACCGGCCCCGGAGCGGAGAAGGCAGCGAATTATCGGAAACCATTGGCGTCCCCAACGGGATTCGAACCCGTGTTTCGGCCTTGAAAGAGCGTTTCAAGGCATTATAGCAGGAGTAAGAAGGAATGACAAGACGTGAGTTTTAGACAGTAATCTCAAGAGGTTATGCAAGATCGCAATGTGAGTGCCAGTGACAAGGAGAAAGCGCAAACGACACCCGTGATAGTCACTATTTGGACACCAGTCTTTTGACTAATACTCAGTCTTCTGACTAACGGAGTCGGAAGCATTCCTATCACCCGATTGAAGGGGGGTCGTCTTGCCGATTACACGAAGCAGGAGGTCAAGCTTCCTCTCAATCCGCTGAAGCATCACTCGTATCGGTTCATCCTCTGCCATCGGTCGCCTCAGTCCCGCCCATTGTCGGGTAGGCGGATAATGGTTTCCGCGCCCTCGGGGGGTGCGCCAAACACCCAACGCAAGGGTTGCCCACAGTCGGCACACACCGGAGAATCTCGCTCAGGCTGGCCAGCTTCCGGGGCCGGTTCGCTGCATACGTGAACATGATAAAACACCATGCTTGCAAGGTCCGGGTTCTTCCCGTGTTCCGTCTTCTCAAGTCGCTCAAGCCGTTTCTCAAAGTTGCTCATAACGCATCCTCCGTTAGGCTATTCGCTGCTTGGATTCTAGCGCCTGTAACCGTCCCTCAAAGTCAGCCAGCTCGGACGCCTTCAAATACGCGCCTGCCATTGTCGCCAAAGCATGGGCCGCTTTGAGCTTGATAGACGGGTCCTTATCCTCGATCAGCGTTTCGATCTGCGTCAGTGCATACCACAATCGACGCCGCAATGCCGCCAGATCGCCCGGTTTAGGGCGTCGTTTGCGCGTTGAAAGCCTTATCACGTCTACCATTTAGCCTTTACCCCCCATCTACAGCCTGCCTTGCGCCACGGTCGTCAACGCCTTCCTCTCAGATGCAGTTCGTCTTTCCCACAAAAAGGACACGTGCCTTTCTCCTGATACCAGCGCCTCGCCGATGCCTCCAGGGTCCGCCATGCTGCCTCTGCTCCGACTTGTTTTTCAATCAGGTCGATCTCTCGATGAAGCGCCTTGAAGGTCTCCAGGGGGTCGGTCTCGGGTAACGTCCAGTAGGTCCGGTACAGGTCGGCCAGCGCATCGCACGCGTGAAGCAGCGCCATCACCTCCGTCTTGTGCGTACTCAATCTCGCCTTCAGTTCTGACGGGACCTGGGGCCTCCCAGTCGCTTGCAGCCTGCCATCCGGAAGAGGGGTCAGGGTGACGCCAGCCGTTCGCGCCTCTTGAATTAGCTCCGCCGCCATCATAGGACACACACCTCCTCGCCCGCTAAGATGGTCATCTCATGCCTTAGATGGTCATCATTTTGAATGACCACCTTAGACGCCTTTTGGCCATCTAAGGACCAGAACCACTTCCCGCCTTCGCCAAACGTGTCACGTTTCGAGGTTGCTCCTGCATAA contains the following coding sequences:
- the purD gene encoding phosphoribosylamine--glycine ligase yields the protein MQVLVIGAGGREHALAWKIAQSPKVTKVWAAPGNAGMSDVAECVQISASDIRLLADFAERKRIDLTVVGPELPLTLGIVDEFERRGLRIFGPRKDAAIVEGSKVFAKSFMKKYHIPTGFFQSFDRAEEAKRYIREIGTPLVVKADGLAAGKGVIVCSDLSEALDAVNKIMEERLFGNAGERVVIEEYLEGEEVSFHTLTDGETVLPLASSQDHKRVFNDDQGPNTGGMGAYSPAPVITDSIQQQIMERVMIPAVTGMATEGRPYKGVLYAGLMISAGEIKVLEFNARLGDPEAQPLLLRMKSDLVPLLEAVVDGRLRDQTIDWKPDASVCVVMASKGYPGPYEQGALIAGLEEAAAEPGVMIFHAGTSRTNDQVLTGGGRVLGVTGLGQDLQGAIATTYRAVKKIHWEGAHYRTDIGGRALARVS
- the purH gene encoding bifunctional phosphoribosylaminoimidazolecarboxamide formyltransferase/IMP cyclohydrolase; translation: MTMSDGRTNDQGLVRVRRALISVSDKAGLIELASTLQNLSIEIISTGGTARTLREANIPVVDVADITGFPEMLDGRVKTLHPRIHAGILARRRDPEHQRQLQELGISPIDLVIINLYPFEATISKVGATLEEAIEQIDIGGPSLIRAAAKNFEDVAIVVDPTDYTAVSAELQQGQGRLSRTRRLHLATKAFEHVARYDTLIAAYLKGQCGEAGPFAFPDLLDLRLVRLKQLRYGENPHQQAALYGDALASEPSVATATQLQGKELSFNNLVDLDAAFALAKEFDEPVAVVVKHTNPCGVGIGSRLSEAYQRAQAADPTSAYGGVLGLNRPVDAETARELAATFVEAVVAPGYHATALAILREKKALRLLLIESWPPTTRPDHTARELRPIVGGMLAQERDQIDLDPGPLRVATRRKPTDAEMQALRFAWKVAKHVKSNAIVLTNTCATVGIGAGQMSRVDACRLAVMKAVSSTKGTVLASDAFFPFRDGVDVAAEAGVTAIIQPGGSIRDAEVIQAADEAGIAMVFTGIRHFRH
- a CDS encoding phosphoribosylglycinamide formyltransferase, with product MQKRLRLGVLASGRGSNLQAIIDASKAGKIDALVAIVISDVAAAHALERARQYGIETAFVDPSLHHTREEFDGAVIDLLRKHDVGLVCLAGFMRLLSPHFIREYRNRIMNIHPALLPAFHGLHAQRQALWYGAKVSGCTVHFVDEGIDTGPIIMQAAVPVLDEDTEESLSARILTYEHQIYSRAIQLFAEGWLEVRDRRVFCHGTDILQQHGKQAWGAMNP
- a CDS encoding ankyrin repeat domain-containing protein, translated to MSDDVNAADKHGKTALMRACEEGRPEAVHALIAKGANVNARDEYGWTALMRASLRGHVGVVEALIAQGAWVHVKSNEGWTALMRASLAGHLDVVRVLLAQGVDVNARQDNGATALIWASQEGHCEVVRVLLAQGADVNAKTNNGVTAMMIAYNRSENEVVQILKEAGAKE